The following are encoded together in the Hippoglossus stenolepis isolate QCI-W04-F060 chromosome 12, HSTE1.2, whole genome shotgun sequence genome:
- the LOC118118904 gene encoding girdin-like isoform X6: MESEVFSPLLEQFMLTPLVCWVKTVGQPSMTDGTKLSEYVELVDGIYLNEIMLEINPKATVQRTNKKVNNDPTLRIQNLSILIRQIKAYYQEILQQLVMMPLPNVLVLGRNPLSEQGLEEMKKLLLLLLGCAVQCEKKEEYIERIQILDFHSKAAIASHIQEVTHNQENVVDLQWLESGEMPPEDLDSLSRNLAFHLKHLVDERDTQLETIVELTQERDCVQLSPLAPCSTQSPGDSPSMRRTESRQHLSVELADAKAKIRRLRQELEEKSEQLLDTRQELENTEVEFKRLQQESYQLLSDARSARAYRDELDALREKAIRVDKLESELGRYKERLHDIEFYKARVEELKEDNQVLLETKSMLEEQLDASRTRSDKLHLLEKENLQLKSKIHDLDLERDCERKRMEELLEENLVLEMAQKQSMDESLHLGWELEQLSKTPELTEAPQKSLGEEVNELTSSRLLKLEKDNQTLLKTVEELRGAASQDTVKKLAKVGQENQKLNQKLEQLQTELTADRDSLRSAESLSTDLMKEKALLEKTLETLRENSERQLKGLEQENKHLSQTVSSLRQRCQVGAEARVKDVEKENRILHESICETTASINKMEFERKQLRKELEVMKEKGERAEELEIQMQKMQRDNEILQKKLASLSITCEKVSSLEKENSELEADGRRLKKKLDALKNMAFQLEALEKENSQLEEENLQVRRSAESLRSAGAKAAQLEAENRELESERSQMKRSMELLKASSKKTERLEVSYQGLDTENQRLQKALENSSKKIQQLEVELQEVETENQTLQRNLEELKISSKRLEQLEQENKTLEQESSQLEKDKKMLEKENKRLRQQAEIRDSKLDDGNQRISSLEKENRTMGKEMIFFRDSCTRVKDLERENKELVKHCTIDKRMLVALREELVSEKLRTQQMNNDLEKLTHELEKIGLNKERLLHDENSSDRFRLLETKLESSLKSSLEIKEEKIAALEARLQESSNLNQQLRQELKTVKKNYEALRQREEEERMVQSSPPRGGEEPQSFSKWEKESHETTRELLKVKDRLIEVERNNATLQAEKAALRSQLKQLETQSSNLQAQIVALHRQTASLQENNTTLQTQNAKLQVENSTLNSRSGALMAQNAQLQTQQSSVEGEREGALREKEELRSTYELLLRDHEKLAALHERQAVEYEALIGKHGGLKTSHKSLEQQHRDLEDRYKQLLQRKGELEELEKTLKEQQEKMALENQTHKDTADQCKLLKEEHDRLNSTHRQLVRDNENLQLDHKNTKTQLNSAKLDQTKLEAEFSKLKEQFQQLDITSTKLTNQCELLSQLKGNLEEENRHLLDQIQTLMLQNRTLLEQTMESKDLFHVEQRQYIDKLNELRRQKEKLEEKIMDQYKFYDPSPPRRRGNWITLKMRKLIKPKSRERMRSLTLTPSRSEYGDGFLSFPPDSQDSSSIGSGSNSLDDTLTQKRSSTMNDLLQTMAVAGGPGAQWAGSIENLEGAEAGEGGMTGNSRRGGQRMKELAFSTNAIDCAALTLPSAGRSRAKHRLQVKAGNVSCEDVASDDPKSQATARPSSLHSNRTTSSNSNNNSHLTSPLEGKGTLNGSLSRPHSESSGEFSLSLDQEVWSSSGSSPVQQPTSSRSSHQSPLQLRRSLDPAGAAGSPGQTQIRKTGSPTNEVLSLQQFLDEGIDPAESGSQENLTVDSPRLSTSSEHVQKERTTTTKGRGILRSASGRAAPVSSERPPRSTGQPGRPTLRKAESTRVRGSVPMRSSLSSQGKATSVSERLDSTSSTLPRASSVISTAEGSTRRTSIHDLLLKDNRQPVSVDVSPPIASTKAGVRSKPTASEYPPDSSNLKGPLITTAPLPKSLSLPCHSLEDPDLSTLESFLGPSFTVESVFMDSIFSESGGKNLPFLSLNPTLVSNISGPPVTNKPPPAAPVPNHDSTQNQTPPCQSNGQTRSDPASPEACNEGVDPSQENNSDQSLNPEDNQSLWYEYGCV, from the exons aacAAGGtctggaggagatgaagaaactgttgctgctgctgctcggctgtGCTGTTCAG tgtgagaagaaggaggagtacATTGAGCGAATCCAGATTCTGGACTTTCACAGCAAAGCTGCCATAGCGTCCCACATCCAAGAG GTGACTCATAACCAGGAGAATGTGGTGGACCTACAGTGGTTGGAAAGTGGGGAGATGCCTCCTGAGGATTTAGACAGTTTGTCCAGAAACCTGGCTTTCCACCTCAAACACCTGGTGGACGAAAGGGACACACAGCTGGAg ACCATAGTGGAGTTGACCCAGGAGAGAGACTGTGTGCAGTTGTCTCCGCTGGCTCCCTGTTCAACCCAGTCCCCCGGCGACTCCCCCAGCATGAGGAGGACCGAGAGCCGACAGCATCTCTCCGTGGAGCTGGCCGATGCCAAGGCCAAGATCAGACGCCTTCGACAGGAACT agaggagaagagcgaGCAGCTTCTGGACACCAGGCAGGAGCTGGAGAACACGGAGGTGGAGTTCAAGAGGCTTCAGCAAGAG AGCTACCAGCTGCTGTCTGACGCCCGGTCGGCTCGGGCCTACCGCGACGAGCTGGATGCGCTCAGAGAGAAAGCGATCCGCGTGGACAAGCTGGAGAGCGAGCTGGGCCGATACAAGGAGAGACTTCACGACATCGAGTTTTACAAAGCCAGAGTcgag gagctgaaggaggacaACCAGGTGCTGCTGGAGACGAAGTCCATGCTGGAGGAACAGCTGGACGCCAGCAGGACGCGCTCTGACAAGCTGCACCTCCTGGAGAAAGAGAATCTGCAGCTCAAGTCCAAGATCCACGACCTAGATTTG GAGCGGGACTGTGAGCGTAAGCGtatggaggagctgctggaggagaaccTTGTGCTTGAGATGGCCCAGAAACAGAGCATGGATGAGTCCCTGCACCTCGGCTGGGAGCTGGAGCAACTCTCCAAAACACCAGAGCTGACTGAAG CCCCTCAGAAGTCTCTGGGCGAGGAGGTGAACGAGTTGACCTCGAGCCGCCTGCTGAAGCTGGAGAAAGACAACCAGACGCTGCTGAAGACCGTGGAGGAGCTCAGAGGAGCAGCCAGTCAGGACACCGTGAAAAAACTGGCGAAAGTCGGCCAAGAAAACCAGAAACTGAACCAAAAA ttggagcagctgcagactgaGCTGACTGCAGACAGAGACTCTCTTCGCAGCGCCGAGTCGCTGAGCACCGACCTGATGAAGGAGAAGGCTTTACTGGAGAAGACTCTGGAAACACTCCGGGAAAACTCTGAgagacag CTGAAGGGTCTGGAGCAGGAGAACAAGCACCTGAGCCAGACGGTGTCGTCTCTGCGTCAGCGCTGCCAGGTCGGCGCCGAGGCCCGGGTCAAGGATGTGGAGAAAGAGAACCGCATTCTCCACGAGTCCATCTGCGAGACAACCGCATCAATCAATAAGATGGAGTTTGAGAGAAAACAACTAC GTAAGGAGCTTGAGGTGATGAAGGAGAAAggtgagagagcagaggagctggagattCAGATGCAGAAGATGCAAAGAGACAACGAGATCCTGCAGAAGAAACTCGCCAGTCTCTCGATTACCTGTGAAAAG GTGTCCTCTCTGGAGAAGGAGAATTCAGAGCTGGAGGCAGATGGCCGTCGtctgaagaagaagctggaCGCTCTGAAGAACATGGCCTTCCAGCTGGAGGCCCTGGAGAAGGAGAACtcccagctggaggaggagaacctgCAAGTCCGACGCTCGGCCGAGAGCCTCCGGTCAGCGGGGGCCAAGGCGGCTCAGCTGGAAGCAGAGAACAGGGAGCTGGAGAGCGAGAGGAGCCAAATGAAGCGCAGCATGGAACTGCTCAAAGCCTCGTCCAAGAAGACGGAGAGATTAGAG GTGAGTTACCAGGGCCTAGATACGGAGAACCAGCGGCTGCAGAAGGCGTTAGAGAACAGCAGCAAGAAGATCCAGCAGCTGGAGGtagagctgcaggaggtggagaccGAGAATCAAACCCTCCAACGcaacctggaggagctgaagatcTCCAGCAAACgcctggagcagctggagcaggag AACAAGACTCTGGAACAGGAGAGCTCCCAGCTGGAGAAGGACAAGAAGAtgctggagaaggagaacaagCGGCTGAGGCAGCAGGCCGAGATCCGCGACTCCAAACTGGACGACGGCAACCAGCGCATCTCCAGCCTGGAGAAAGAGAATCGCACCATGGGCAAGGAGATGATCTTCTTCAGGGATTCCTGCACGAGGGTCAAGGACCTGGAGCGAGAGAACAAGGAGCTGGTCAAACATTGCACCATCGATAAGAGGATGCTTGTGGCACTCAGAGAG gagcTTGTGAGTGAGAAGCTGCGGACTCAGCAGATGAATAATGACCTGGAGAAACTGACCCATGAGCTGGAGAAGATCGGACTGAACAAGGAAAGGCTGCTGCACGACGAGAACTCCAGCGACAG gttcaggctcctggaAACCAAACTGGAGTCGTCACTGAAATCATCGTTGGAGATTAAAGAGGAGAAGATCGCCGCCCTGGAGGCCAGACTGCAGGAGTCGTCCAACCTCAACCAGCAACTTCGCCAGGAACTCAAGACG GTGAAGAAAAACTATGAAGCGCTGcgtcagagggaggaggaggagaggatggtgCAGAGCTCGCCCcctagaggaggagaggagccccAGTCGTTCAGCAAATGGGAGAAGGAGAGTCACGAAACCACCAGGGAGCTGCTGAAAGTCAAAGACAGACTCATCGAGGTGGAGAGGAAT aATGCCACGCTGCAGGCTGAGAAGGCGGCGCTTCGGAGTCAGCTCAAACAGCTGGAAACTCAAAGCTCCAACCTGCAGGCTCAGATAGTGGCGCTGCACAGACAGACCGCCTCCTTGCAGGAGAACAACACCACGCTGCAGACACAGAACGCCAAGCTGCAG GTGGAGAACTCCACCCTGAACTCGCGGAGCGGCGCCCTCATGGCCCAGAACGCCCAGCTGCAGACTCAGCAGAGCAGCGTGGAGGGCGAGCGCGAGGGAGCgctgagggagaaggaggagctgaggTCCACCTACGAGCTGCTCCTCCGCGACCACGAGAAGCTGGCGGCGCTGCACGAGAGGCAGGCGGTGGAGTACGAGGCCCTGATCGGGAAGCACGGGGGCCTGAAGACCTCCCACAAGAgcctggagcagcagcacagggaccTGGAGGACCG GtacaagcagctgctgcagaggaagggggagctggaggagctggagaagaccctgaaggagcagcaggagaagatgGCGCTGGAGAATCAAACGCACAAAGACACAGCTGATCAATGCAAACTCCTCAAAGAGGAACACGATAG actcAACAGCACCCATCGTCAGCTGGTGAGGGACAATGAGAACCTGCAGCTGGACCACAAGAACACAAAGACCCAGTTGAACAGCGCCAAGCTGGATCAGACCAAGCTGGAGGCCGAGTTCTCCAAACTGAAGGAGCAGTTCCAGCAGCTGgacatcacctccaccaagcTCACCAACCAGTGTGAA ttgttgaGCCAGCTGAAAGgaaacctggaggaggagaatcGTCACCTGTTGGATCAGATCCAGACTCTGATGCTGCAGAATCGCACCCTGCTGGAACAGACCATGGAGAGCAAAGACCTGTTCCACgtggagcaaagacaatacaT AGACAAGCTAAATGagctgaggagacagaaggagaagctggaggagaagatcATGGACCAGTACAAGTTCTACGACCCCTCACCTCCACGCAG GCGCGGCAACTGGATCACTCTGAAGATGAGGAAGCTCATAAAGCCGAAGAGCCGCGAGAGGATGCGCTCGCTCACGCTGACCCCGTCCCGTTCGGAGTACGGCGACGGCTTCCTGAGCTTCCCCCCGGACAGCCAGGACAGCTCGTCCATCGGCTCCGGCTCCAACTCGCTGGACGACACGCTCACgcagaagaggagcagca CCATGAATGACCTGCTGCAGACCATGGCGGTGGCGGGCGGCCCCGGGGCCCAGTGGGCGGGCAGTATCGAGAATCTCGAGGGCGCTGAGGCCGGAGAGGGCGGCATGACGGGGAACAGCAGGCGCGGAGGGCAGCGCATGAAGGAGCTCGCCTTCTCCACCAACGCCATCGACTGTGCGGCCCTCACCCTGCCCAGTGCGGGGCGCAGCAGGGCCAAGCACCGgctgcaggtcaaag CAGGTAATGTCTCCTGCGAGGACGTTGCCTCCGACGACCCAAAGAGTCAAG CCACCGCCAGACCCTCCAGTCTCCATAGCAACAGGACCACCAGTAGTAATAGTAACAATAACTCCCACCTCACTTCTCCTCTAGAGGGCAAAG GCACGTTGAACGGCAGCCTCAGCCGCCCGCACAGCGAGAGCAGCGGCGAGTTCAGCCTGAGCTTAGACCAGGAGGTGTGGTcgagcagcggcagcagccccGTCCAGCAGCCCACCTCCTCGCGCTCCTCCCACCAGAGCCCCCTGCAGCTGCGCAGGTCACTCGACCCGGCCGGCGCCGCAGGGAGCCCCGGACAAACCCAGATCAGGAAGACGGGATCCCCGACCAACGAGGTGCTCTCCCTGCAACAGTTCCTGGACGAGGGCATTGATCCTGCAGAG TCTGGCAGTCAGGAGAACCTCACTGTGGACTCGCCTcgcctctccacctcctccgagCACGTGCAGAAGGAACGCACAACTACCACAAAGGGCCGCGGCATATTACGCTCCGCCAGCGGGAGAGCGGCTCCGGTCAGCTCCGAACGCCCGCCCAGATCCACGGGACAGCCGGGGCGCCCCACCCTGCGGAAGGCGGAGAGCACCCGCGTTAGAGGCTCCGTCCCAATGCGCTCCAGCCTCTCCTCGCAGGGCAAAGCCACGTCCGTCTCCGAGCGCCTGGACTCGACCTCCTCCACGCTGCCCCGTGCCAGCAGCGTCATTTCCACGGCCGAAGGCTCCACGCGCCGCACCAGCATCCACGACCTGCTCTTGAAGGACAACCGGCAGCCCGTGTCGGTCGACGTTTCTCCTCCCATCGCCTCCACCAAGGCTGGGGTACGCTCCAAGCCTACAGCCAGTGAGTACCCCCCCGACAGCTCCAACCTAAAGGGACCCCTCATCACCACCGCCCCCCTGCCCAAGTCCCTCAGCTTACCCTGCCATAGCTTGGAGGACCCCGACCTCTCCACCCTCGAGTCCTTCCTCGGCCCTTCCTTCACCGTAGAGTCCGTGTTCATGGACTCCATTTTTAGCGAGTCAGGGGGCAAaaacctccccttcctgtctctAAACCCCACCCTAGTCAGCAACATCAGCGGGCCGCCTGTTACAAATAAACCCCCACCTGCCGCACCCGTCCCAAACCACGACTCCACCCAAAACCAGACCCCTCCCTGCCAATCTAACGGCCAAACGAGATCCGACCCGGCCAGTCCGGAAGCCTGTAACGAGGGCGTCGACCCCAGTCAGGAGAATAATTCGGACCAGTCACTGAACCCAGAGGACAACCAGTCCCTGTGGTACGAGTAcgggtgtgtgtga